GACTGAAATCTTCGGTATCCCAGATCTTGATGCTTTTGTCCATACTGGCGGTAGCAAACAAAGGTTGGGTAGGATGAACGGCGATATGATTGATGGCAAATAAATGTGCCGGGATATTTTTCACTAATTCAAAGCTATTGGCATCCCAGATTTTCAATTGTGCATCGCGGGCCCCGGAGTAGATGTGTCGGCCGTCGGCAGAGTAGGCAGTTGCAAAGACCGACATGGTGTGCCCGGTCAGTGTAGCTTGCGGACTATAGTCGTCTAAATTAAAAACGGCCACGCTGTTATCGCGACAACCAAATGCTGCGCTTTTTTGATCGGGCGAAATGGCAATACTGCGGATGGTATCATGCGATACTTTAACCACATGCACACGTTCCAGGGTATCCAGATTCCAAACGCTTGTGGTACCATCTTCTGAGGCCACCAGCAGTTCTTTTTTGTTGGGGACGGATTGGATATCAAAAACAGGTTTAGTGTGGAAGTTTAAGCCTTTAATCAGTTTCTGCTGAATGAAATCGAATACCAGTACTTGTCCACTGCGCAGACCGGCAAACATCAGCGGATAACCTGCCGGGCAATGGATAGCATAAATTGACGCATTGACCGGAAACATCACCTTGATGAACGAGTTAGTTTTCAGGCTCCATTCTACCAGTCCCTTATCGTTACCGCCAGAAAACAGGATGCCTGGCTTTTGTGAGAGCGTTAAAGCGTATACGGGATTGCCGTGGCCAGTTAATTCGGTGAGTTTTTCTATGGTCATTTGTCGGTGGGCATTATCCTAAAACGTCATTGCGAGGAACGAAGCAATCTCTGCAAAGGACATTCCGACTTGTATGACGGCCTGGCAATTACAGAGATTGCTTCGTTCCTCGCAATGACGTGATGTTATTTATGACGAGACTCTAAGTTTTTTGCAATCGTTTCAAGGCTTAAGCCTTTTTCACGCAGCAATACAATTAGGTGAAACACCAGGTCTGAAGCCTCGTTAATCAGGTCGGTCTCTGTTTCGGCAAGGGCGGCAATTACCGTTTCTACACCTTCTTCGCCAACTTTCTGGGCAATTTTGTTGAGGCCTTTACTGCGCAGTTTGTTAACGTATGATCCTTCTACCGGGTTCTCAAAACGGTCGTTCACAATCTGTTCCAGCTCCATAATGAAGTTCTGGTTATACTCGGTATTAAAGCAGCTGCGTGAGCCGGTGTGGCAAGTTGGGCCATCAGGTTTTACCTTGATAAGGATGGTATCGTTATCGCAATCAATAGCCATGCTTTTTACATGCAGAAAATTGTTGCTGGTTTCGCCTTTTGTCCACAAGCGTTGTTTTGAGCGCGAGAAGAAGGTGACGATTTTTTCCTTTTCGGTTTTCTCGTAAGCTTCCTGGTTCATGTAACCCAGCATCAGCACCTCAAGGGTTTTCTCGTCTTGTATAACTACCGGCACAAGGCCGTCGGTTTTGCTAAAATCTATTTCCATTAACATCTATTCTAAACCTGTCAAACTATTTTCTTTCGATTTTTACCAGTCCCTGGCGTGTTGCCAAATATAGGACTCCGTTACTGTTTAAAGCCATATCAGAGATATATGGCGTAGGTATATTGGAGTTCTTATTATGATAATTCTCCCAATTACCCTTTAAATCATATCTAACCAACCCCGCCCGGTCCGTCGCAATCCAAAGCACCTTTTCATTTTTATCATAGAGTACTTTTGTTACATGATTAAAAGGCATCCCTGAATTATCTGTGGTAAATTGTTTTATATCTCCGTTAGATGAACAAATGGCTACGCCTTCGTCGGCATTTAAGCTCTTTTTATCTTTTCTGTCATACTCAAAAAGCCCTAAGTATACATTGCCGTTTTCATCCTCGTCCATAGAGGTAATGCATTTGTTTTTAAGCACAGTAGCCGTGTTATTATAGCTGATTGCCTTGCCGTTTTCATCAAGCAAAACAGAGCCGCTAAACGTTCCCACCCATATTCTGTTCTTTGAATCACGTTTAGCAAAATATACCCGGTCTGACGGAAGTTCTTTAACCTTCGCCTTATTAATTGTATTCCAGGTCCCATTTTTATAAATGGTTAAACCTTTATCAGAGCAAAAGAATACCTCTGCGGATTTAGTGTTATTGATGATGCTATAAGTGCCGCTACTTCCCGTTGTTGTCGAATCGTATTTGGTCCATTTGTCACCATTGAAGCTATATATATCGTCTTTAATGCACGTCCACTTTATGTTTTTATTGTCAGCTATTATAGTGTGATAAACAAAAGGCACTTTATTATTATCAGACACATATTGCCCGGCCGGGATGAAACTGCTGCCCGTAAATTTTACAAGATTTTGCTCAGTGGTTAGCCAAACGGTGTTGTTGGCATCAATAGCAATATGATCATTAAAATTGTCGGGCAAATTTGAGTTTTTTGAATTCCAGAACTTTATATTATAGTTCTTTAAGTTTTCGTTGGTGTACGCGTAGCTCTTGTTGTAAATCTCGGGATCTCTGGCTTCGAATGATCTTCTGAATGCATTCATGTCCACCCTAGCTACGCTTGCCGTTAAAACTCCATTTTTTATTTCTGCAGATATATTAATGGATGTTCGTCCTACAGTTTTACCATTTTCTTTAGCTGGTATCCAGCCCGTGAATAGATTTAAAGCCCGTACAATACTGGCAGAGGTGGGGCTATCTGAAGCGTCAGTATGACTTAAAACACAACCATTGCCTGTAGAGTCCACTAAAACCTGGAACAATATTTTACCATTCACTTTCCTGTAATCGCTGCCGTTTGTTTTATTCAACTTGTTAACCAAATTGTTAAACTCATTGGTGTTTACACCTGCTTTTTCGTCACCACAGTCCAGACAAAAAGTGTTGGTGATGCAGTTATCCAGTTTAACCGGAAAAATGTTCTGCGCCTTTATATTCAGTTTGACGGTTACTAGAACGAGAAGAATAAGGAGGCTTTTTTTCATAATGGCTTATCTAACTTCTATATGATGATTTCTTAATACCTGTTTCAAATCAGGGATCAAAATTTCGCCATAATGAAAAACAGAAGCAGCCAAGGCAGCATCAACGTTGGTTTGCTCAAATACATCCACAAAGTGCTGCTTGCTACCCGCACCGCCCGAGGCAATTACCGGGATATGCACCGCATCGTTCACCTGTTTTAAGAATGT
This region of Mucilaginibacter yixingensis genomic DNA includes:
- the hisIE gene encoding bifunctional phosphoribosyl-AMP cyclohydrolase/phosphoribosyl-ATP diphosphatase HisIE, translated to MEIDFSKTDGLVPVVIQDEKTLEVLMLGYMNQEAYEKTEKEKIVTFFSRSKQRLWTKGETSNNFLHVKSMAIDCDNDTILIKVKPDGPTCHTGSRSCFNTEYNQNFIMELEQIVNDRFENPVEGSYVNKLRSKGLNKIAQKVGEEGVETVIAALAETETDLINEASDLVFHLIVLLREKGLSLETIAKNLESRHK
- a CDS encoding WD40 repeat domain-containing protein, translating into MTIEKLTELTGHGNPVYALTLSQKPGILFSGGNDKGLVEWSLKTNSFIKVMFPVNASIYAIHCPAGYPLMFAGLRSGQVLVFDFIQQKLIKGLNFHTKPVFDIQSVPNKKELLVASEDGTTSVWNLDTLERVHVVKVSHDTIRSIAISPDQKSAAFGCRDNSVAVFNLDDYSPQATLTGHTMSVFATAYSADGRHIYSGARDAQLKIWDANSFELVKNIPAHLFAINHIAVHPTQPLFATASMDKSIKIWDTEDFSLRKIISREKGYPAHVLSVNKLVWNDDQLISTGDDKNIMVWGTGI